From one Candidatus Omnitrophota bacterium genomic stretch:
- a CDS encoding sulfite exporter TauE/SafE family protein: MSGETMVLAATAASLGFFHTIAGPDHYVPFIMIARARKWSLPKTVFITFLCGIGHILSAVLLGVIGLALGVALSKIKAFDAARDSIAAWLFIAFGLVYFIWGMRQAARNKIHTHNDEHLHVHDRGSEANITPWVLFAIFIFGPCEVLIPLVMYPAMRNSMMEAAVVTIIFGAVTIVTMIGVITVSLLGLDLLPARKIERYTHALAGLAIMICGALIII; this comes from the coding sequence GTGTCTGGCGAAACGATGGTGTTGGCCGCCACGGCGGCATCACTGGGTTTCTTCCATACGATAGCAGGCCCAGACCATTATGTTCCTTTTATAATGATCGCGCGCGCCCGCAAATGGTCTTTGCCGAAGACGGTCTTTATAACATTTTTGTGCGGCATAGGGCATATTTTAAGCGCCGTCCTTTTGGGGGTAATAGGCCTCGCCCTCGGAGTGGCGCTAAGCAAGATAAAAGCCTTCGATGCCGCGCGGGACAGCATAGCGGCGTGGCTGTTCATAGCATTCGGCCTGGTGTATTTCATATGGGGAATGAGGCAGGCCGCCAGGAATAAGATCCATACGCATAACGACGAGCATCTCCATGTGCATGACCGCGGCAGCGAGGCGAACATAACGCCGTGGGTGCTCTTCGCGATATTCATATTCGGGCCGTGCGAGGTGCTGATACCTCTCGTCATGTACCCGGCGATGAGGAACAGCATGATGGAAGCGGCCGTGGTGACGATCATCTTCGGAGCCGTTACGATCGTCACCATGATCGGCGTCATCACGGTGTCTTTATTAGGACTTGACCTGCTTCCGGCAAGGAAGATAGAACGTTACACGCACGCTTTGGCAGGGCTGGCAATAATGATCTGCGGTGCCCTTATAATAATCTAA
- a CDS encoding sodium-translocating pyrophosphatase has protein sequence MYSPAFSVMEKFALWSILGVAILGLLYAGFLMAQVLRYDKGTPKMQEISDAIRIGANAYLSRQFKAIVFLMFILTAALYFTAGATHIQIGRSCAFLMGAFFSAMVGFVGMNLAVQGNVRVAAAARTSFGQALKIAYRTGTITGMLTDGLGLLGGTVIFMIYGEQAYEVLLGFGFGGTLLALFMRVGGGIYTKAADVGADLVGKIEKGIPEDDPRNAATIADNVGDNVGDCAGMAADIFESYEVTIVSAMILGWASFGHKGVIFPLLVRAVGVLSSIFGTYLVRTSDKVRNAMHAINVGFWSSAAVSIVGFCAIGFYYLRFPEKTQLANWASFGVAGLDMRPVYTTMVGIILAITINRVTEYFTKPEAAPVKSIARATQTGHATTIITGIAVGYESTVWAILIIAAAIGASVLIYAGTNPTYIAYGVAMCGIGMLTLTGNNISMDVFGPVADNANGIGEMAHLDKAARQTLADLDAVGNTTKAITKGIAIGSAVVAAVSLFNAYITDIAKATGQTYEQIAASLSISEPNVFIGLLIGGAIPFLFSSMTIRAVGRAAFLIVHEVRNQFKDKEIWEGTKTPDYGRVVGICTAAAQSELVGPGLLAILAPILVGLLLHKEALGGFLAGMILSGQLLAVFMSNAGGAWDNAKKTIEDGLYGGKGSEAHKASVTGDTVGDPLKDTAGPALNPLIKVMNMVALLIVGIMIKNETLTPGIIVIGIAGISVILWVILRSRRDSKEMSLGDTQ, from the coding sequence ATGTACAGCCCGGCTTTTTCGGTGATGGAAAAATTCGCGCTATGGTCGATCCTTGGTGTCGCCATACTCGGTCTTTTATATGCCGGGTTTTTGATGGCGCAGGTGCTCCGCTATGACAAAGGGACGCCGAAGATGCAGGAGATCTCCGATGCCATCCGCATCGGCGCGAACGCGTACTTAAGCCGCCAGTTCAAGGCGATAGTATTTTTGATGTTCATCCTGACGGCCGCGCTGTATTTCACCGCGGGCGCCACGCACATACAGATAGGAAGGTCGTGCGCGTTTTTGATGGGCGCGTTCTTCTCGGCGATGGTCGGTTTCGTCGGCATGAACCTGGCTGTCCAGGGAAATGTCCGCGTAGCCGCGGCCGCGAGGACGAGCTTCGGCCAGGCGCTTAAGATCGCCTATCGCACGGGAACGATCACCGGTATGCTCACCGACGGCCTCGGGCTGTTGGGCGGCACGGTAATATTCATGATATACGGCGAGCAGGCGTATGAAGTCCTGCTCGGTTTCGGTTTCGGCGGCACGCTCCTGGCTTTGTTCATGAGGGTCGGCGGAGGTATCTACACGAAAGCCGCTGATGTCGGCGCGGACCTCGTCGGGAAGATCGAAAAGGGCATCCCGGAAGATGATCCAAGGAATGCCGCGACCATCGCCGATAACGTCGGCGATAACGTCGGCGACTGCGCAGGCATGGCGGCTGACATCTTCGAGTCTTATGAAGTCACGATCGTCTCGGCGATGATCCTCGGATGGGCGTCGTTCGGCCACAAGGGCGTCATATTCCCGCTCTTAGTCCGCGCGGTCGGAGTTTTAAGTTCCATCTTCGGCACCTACCTTGTCCGTACGAGCGATAAGGTCAGGAATGCGATGCACGCCATCAACGTCGGTTTCTGGTCGTCGGCCGCGGTCTCGATCGTCGGTTTCTGCGCCATCGGGTTCTATTATCTGAGGTTCCCTGAGAAGACGCAGCTTGCGAATTGGGCGAGCTTCGGCGTGGCCGGGCTTGATATGAGGCCAGTATACACGACAATGGTCGGTATCATCCTGGCCATCACCATAAACCGCGTGACGGAATATTTCACGAAACCCGAAGCCGCGCCTGTAAAGTCCATCGCGAGAGCGACGCAGACCGGCCACGCGACCACGATCATCACCGGCATCGCCGTCGGATACGAGTCGACGGTCTGGGCCATCCTGATAATCGCGGCGGCTATCGGCGCTTCGGTCCTGATCTACGCCGGCACGAACCCGACGTATATCGCTTACGGCGTCGCGATGTGCGGTATCGGCATGTTGACATTGACCGGCAACAACATCTCGATGGATGTCTTCGGTCCGGTCGCGGATAACGCGAACGGCATCGGCGAGATGGCGCATCTCGATAAGGCCGCGCGCCAGACCCTGGCCGACCTTGACGCGGTAGGCAATACCACAAAAGCTATCACCAAAGGCATCGCGATAGGTTCGGCAGTCGTAGCGGCCGTTTCGCTATTTAACGCTTATATCACCGACATCGCGAAAGCCACCGGACAAACATACGAGCAGATAGCGGCATCTCTCTCGATCTCAGAGCCGAACGTGTTCATCGGCCTGCTGATCGGCGGCGCAATACCGTTCTTGTTCAGCTCGATGACGATAAGGGCAGTAGGCCGCGCCGCATTTCTCATCGTCCATGAAGTAAGGAACCAGTTCAAGGACAAAGAGATATGGGAAGGCACGAAAACGCCGGATTACGGGCGCGTGGTCGGCATCTGCACCGCGGCCGCGCAGAGCGAACTTGTCGGCCCGGGACTCCTGGCGATACTCGCTCCTATACTTGTCGGCTTGTTGCTCCATAAAGAGGCGCTCGGCGGTTTCCTCGCCGGCATGATCCTCTCGGGCCAGCTGTTGGCGGTATTTATGTCTAACGCAGGCGGCGCCTGGGATAATGCCAAGAAAACGATAGAGGACGGCCTGTACGGCGGAAAAGGCTCCGAAGCCCATAAGGCCTCGGTTACCGGCGATACAGTAGGAGATCCTTTAAAGGATACGGCCGGTCCCGCGCTGAACCCGCTCATTAAAGTCATGAACATGGTCGCTTTATTGATCGTAGGCATCATGATAAAGAACGAGACCCTTACCCCCGGCATCATAGTTATAGGCATCGCCGGGATATCGGTCATACTTTGGGTCATTCTTAGGTCTAGGAGAGATTCGAAGGAGATGTCCCTGGGCGACACACAATAG
- a CDS encoding DUF47 family protein produces MFSLIPKEVKFFDMFVRSAENLLRGAKLLREISNDFSTLAEDAAKLERLEHDSDQITHEIMEKLNTTFVTPLDREDIHELTAALDDVMDFIEAATERMVLYKLKAPTPEIKEMAEVILKQAEEINYVMPKLKQLKHSQVMEHCIEINRLENEGDRIQREAVAKLFDEKADALEVIKWRDIYEYLETATDKCEDIAVIIEGIVLKHA; encoded by the coding sequence ATGTTCAGCCTGATACCTAAAGAAGTGAAGTTCTTCGATATGTTCGTCAGAAGCGCCGAGAACCTGTTAAGGGGCGCGAAGCTCTTGAGAGAAATATCGAACGATTTCAGCACTTTGGCTGAGGACGCCGCGAAGCTCGAAAGGCTCGAGCACGACAGCGACCAGATCACGCATGAGATAATGGAAAAACTCAACACGACGTTTGTGACCCCCCTGGACAGGGAAGACATACACGAGCTCACGGCGGCCCTCGATGACGTCATGGACTTCATCGAGGCCGCTACCGAGCGTATGGTCCTCTATAAACTTAAGGCCCCTACGCCGGAGATAAAAGAGATGGCGGAAGTCATCTTGAAGCAGGCGGAAGAGATAAATTACGTGATGCCGAAACTCAAGCAATTGAAACACTCCCAGGTCATGGAGCATTGCATCGAGATAAACCGCCTAGAGAACGAGGGCGACAGGATACAGAGGGAAGCCGTAGCGAAATTATTCGACGAGAAGGCCGACGCGCTTGAAGTCATCAAGTGGAGGGATATCTACGAATATCTCGAGACGGCCACCGATAAATGCGAAGACATAGCTGTTATCATAGAGGGTATAGTCCTTAAGCATGCATGA
- the lon gene encoding endopeptidase La has product MKKEHQLKESLPLLPLRDMVVFPFMVVPLVVGREKSIAAVEEALSKDKTILLCAQRSVKVEEPSLDDIYQSGTVGQIIQSVKLPDGSYKLLVEGLYRAKVKKLLPTKEYLNAGIEYASVPVEKTIEVEAQMRSLVNQFEEYVKLNQRVPTEAFATIANIPDPDQMADTVASYLTMRVAERQVILEIIDPVERIKRLTEVLNSEIGILQIEKKISSTVRKQIEKAQKEYFLQEQLKAIEKELGQKDDYKNELDDLKEKIKQAKMPKEALDIALREVEKLSRMYPTSPEATVSRNYIDWLVALPWSVKTDDNLDIKNAEKILNEDHYGLEKPKERILEYLAVRKLVKSMKGQILCFVGPPGVGKTSLAKSIARTLGRNFVRVSLGGVRDEAEIRGHRRTYIGSLPGRVVQSIRKAKSRNPVFLLDEVDKMSTDFRGDPAAALLEVLDPEQNSTFSDHYLEVEFDLSDVMFITTANFQDNIPLPLQDRMEMIKLSGYTEYEKVKIAQGFLIPKQIKLHGLKEENIKFTADAILRIVRRYTREAGVRNLEREIARVCRRIAKDVVKKEKDLKIRLTGKRIEKYLGPVQFTEPKKEEKNEVGVSTGLAWTEAGGDIISIESTLMTGKGKLTLTGKLGEVMQESAQAALSYIRSHAREFGIDDNFYKKLDIHIHVPEGAIPKDGPSAGITMATALVSSLTKCPVKKDVAMTGEITLRGKVLPIGGLKSKILAAHMVGIKTVIIPKENEKDLVEIPKAVLKDLKIIPVEYMDQVLEIALERKCRKAAVYQHLPIQT; this is encoded by the coding sequence ATGAAAAAAGAACACCAGTTAAAAGAGTCATTGCCGCTTCTGCCCCTGAGGGATATGGTCGTATTTCCTTTTATGGTCGTCCCCCTTGTGGTCGGGCGCGAGAAGTCCATAGCCGCGGTCGAGGAAGCCTTATCCAAAGATAAGACGATCCTTCTCTGCGCGCAGAGATCGGTAAAGGTCGAGGAACCTTCGCTTGACGATATCTACCAGTCCGGCACGGTCGGCCAGATAATCCAGTCGGTAAAACTGCCGGACGGCTCGTATAAGTTACTCGTCGAGGGGCTCTACCGCGCGAAGGTAAAGAAACTCCTGCCTACCAAGGAATATCTTAATGCAGGGATCGAATACGCCTCAGTGCCGGTCGAGAAGACGATCGAGGTCGAGGCGCAGATGCGCTCGCTGGTCAACCAGTTCGAGGAGTATGTCAAACTGAACCAGCGCGTCCCGACCGAGGCGTTCGCGACGATCGCGAACATCCCGGACCCGGACCAGATGGCGGACACGGTCGCGTCGTATCTCACGATGAGGGTCGCGGAGAGGCAGGTGATACTCGAGATCATCGATCCGGTCGAGAGGATCAAGCGCCTTACCGAAGTCCTCAATTCCGAGATCGGCATACTCCAGATAGAAAAAAAGATATCATCTACCGTCAGGAAGCAGATAGAGAAAGCGCAAAAGGAATATTTCCTCCAGGAACAGCTTAAGGCCATAGAGAAAGAGCTCGGCCAGAAGGACGATTATAAGAACGAGCTTGATGACCTTAAGGAGAAGATAAAACAGGCGAAGATGCCGAAGGAAGCGCTGGATATAGCGCTGCGCGAGGTCGAGAAACTCTCGAGGATGTACCCGACCTCCCCGGAGGCGACCGTCTCGCGTAATTACATCGACTGGCTCGTCGCGCTGCCGTGGTCTGTCAAGACCGACGACAACCTCGACATCAAGAACGCCGAGAAGATATTGAACGAGGACCATTACGGCCTCGAGAAACCGAAGGAAAGGATCCTCGAATACCTTGCCGTCCGCAAGCTCGTAAAGTCGATGAAGGGCCAGATACTCTGTTTCGTCGGGCCTCCCGGCGTGGGAAAGACCTCGCTGGCGAAGTCCATCGCCCGGACGCTCGGCCGCAATTTCGTCCGCGTCTCCCTCGGAGGCGTTCGTGACGAGGCCGAGATACGCGGCCACCGCAGGACATATATCGGATCCCTCCCGGGCCGCGTCGTACAATCCATAAGGAAAGCGAAATCGAGGAACCCGGTCTTTTTGCTCGACGAGGTCGACAAGATGTCCACGGATTTCAGGGGCGACCCCGCCGCGGCGCTGCTCGAGGTGCTCGACCCGGAGCAGAATTCGACATTTTCCGACCATTATCTCGAAGTGGAGTTCGACCTCTCGGATGTCATGTTCATTACGACAGCGAACTTCCAGGACAATATACCCCTGCCCCTGCAGGACAGGATGGAGATGATAAAACTTTCGGGTTATACCGAATACGAAAAGGTGAAGATCGCGCAGGGGTTCCTTATCCCCAAGCAGATAAAACTGCACGGCCTTAAGGAAGAGAATATAAAATTCACTGCGGATGCCATATTAAGGATAGTGCGCAGGTATACGCGCGAGGCGGGCGTCCGGAACCTCGAGCGCGAGATAGCGCGCGTCTGCAGGCGGATAGCCAAGGACGTCGTGAAGAAAGAGAAGGACCTGAAGATTCGCCTTACCGGAAAGCGGATCGAGAAATATCTCGGCCCGGTCCAGTTCACCGAGCCGAAGAAGGAAGAGAAGAACGAGGTCGGTGTCTCCACGGGGCTTGCCTGGACAGAGGCGGGCGGCGATATCATCTCCATAGAATCGACCCTCATGACCGGAAAAGGGAAATTGACCCTGACCGGAAAACTCGGCGAGGTCATGCAGGAATCGGCGCAGGCGGCGTTGAGTTATATCCGCTCGCACGCCAGGGAATTCGGCATAGATGATAATTTTTATAAGAAACTGGATATCCATATACACGTACCTGAAGGCGCGATACCGAAGGACGGCCCGTCGGCCGGCATCACGATGGCGACCGCGCTTGTATCGAGCCTGACGAAATGCCCGGTAAAAAAAGACGTCGCGATGACGGGCGAAATAACCCTGCGAGGCAAAGTCCTGCCGATAGGCGGGCTCAAGTCAAAGATACTCGCCGCGCACATGGTCGGCATCAAGACGGTCATAATACCGAAAGAGAACGAAAAGGACCTCGTGGAGATACCGAAGGCCGTATTAAAGGATTTAAAGATAATACCCGTCGAATATATGGACCAGGTCCTGGAGATAGCGCTTGAAAGGAAATGCAGGAAAGCCGCCGTATACCAACATTTACCAATACAAACCTAG
- a CDS encoding alanine--glyoxylate aminotransferase family protein encodes MKKNYLMTPGPTPVPPQALLAMAEPIIHHRTPEFMEIFKEVCELLKFVFQTQNDVITLTSSGTGAMEAAVANLLSPGDKAICVQGGKFGERWTELCKAYGITPIIINVEWGKAVDPKAIEAELKKDAGIQAVFTTLCETSTGVLTDIKAIAQITKAHNAVIAVDAISGLGAEDIKTDDWGIDVVVSGSQKGLMIPPGLAFISLSKKAWEKVEKSKSPRYYLSLKKAKKAIDATDTPFTPAISLVIALRETLRMMKKEGLDVIFNRHKILALATREAMEAMGLKLFAPTAPSNGVTAVRLPEGIDGEKLVKHMRDKYGVGIAGGQAELKGKVIRIAHMGYITDTDILMTIAVLGMALAEMGFRGEPGVGVEAAEEVLLEGRDRGPVEAA; translated from the coding sequence ATGAAAAAGAATTATCTTATGACGCCGGGACCCACGCCTGTCCCGCCTCAGGCATTGCTCGCCATGGCAGAACCGATAATCCATCACAGGACCCCGGAGTTCATGGAGATATTTAAGGAAGTATGCGAACTCTTAAAATTTGTTTTCCAGACGCAAAATGACGTAATAACGTTGACCTCCTCGGGCACCGGCGCCATGGAAGCCGCGGTCGCCAACCTGCTTTCGCCGGGCGATAAGGCGATATGCGTTCAGGGCGGTAAATTCGGCGAGAGATGGACCGAACTCTGCAAAGCATACGGCATTACTCCTATAATAATAAACGTTGAATGGGGCAAGGCGGTCGACCCGAAAGCCATCGAAGCGGAATTAAAGAAGGACGCGGGCATACAGGCGGTCTTTACGACGCTGTGCGAGACCTCGACCGGCGTGCTGACCGACATCAAAGCGATAGCCCAGATAACCAAGGCCCATAACGCGGTCATCGCGGTCGACGCGATCTCCGGCCTCGGAGCCGAAGATATAAAGACCGACGATTGGGGCATAGACGTCGTGGTCTCCGGTTCGCAGAAGGGGCTCATGATACCCCCGGGGCTCGCATTCATATCTTTGAGCAAGAAGGCGTGGGAGAAGGTCGAGAAATCCAAGAGTCCGAGATATTACCTTAGCCTTAAGAAGGCGAAAAAAGCGATCGATGCGACGGACACTCCTTTCACCCCGGCGATATCGCTGGTCATCGCGCTGCGCGAGACGCTGAGGATGATGAAGAAGGAAGGCCTCGACGTGATATTTAACCGCCACAAGATACTGGCTCTCGCGACCCGCGAGGCGATGGAGGCGATGGGGCTTAAGCTCTTCGCGCCGACCGCGCCCTCGAACGGCGTTACGGCTGTGCGCTTACCCGAAGGCATAGACGGCGAGAAACTCGTAAAACATATGAGGGATAAATACGGCGTGGGAATAGCCGGAGGCCAGGCCGAGCTTAAGGGCAAGGTTATCCGCATCGCGCATATGGGTTATATAACGGATACGGACATACTCATGACGATCGCCGTGCTCGGCATGGCGCTCGCCGAGATGGGATTCAGGGGTGAACCCGGAGTAGGGGTCGAGGCCGCCGAAGAAGTATTGCTCGAAGGCCGCGACAGGGGTCCGGTCGAAGCAGCATAG
- a CDS encoding adenylosuccinate synthase, translating to MAKNTVVVGAQWGDEGKGKIIDIFSRDADYIVRYQGGNNAGHTVVIGNEEFILHLVPSGILHKGKICVIGNGVVVDPEALISEIESLRSKGIEVDDNLKVSDQVHLIFPYHKEIDRLSERRKKIGTTGRGIGPCYVDKVGRCGIRLADLLDDELFKKKLSENIAAKNETLQKLYGHSGFSFYEIYNQFVEYRKKIAKYACNTTIILNEAVKKKKRLLLEGAQGTLLDVDHGTYPYVTSSNATAGGACTGTGLGPSKIDKVVGVVKAYTTRVGEGPFPTEFGPDLMEVIRQKGKEFGATTGRPRRCGWFDSLIVRHSALVNSLDAIVVTKLDVLDELETIKIAVAYKYKGKTYKDFPANIEMLWDVEPVYEELPGWGEDTSGTGSFSKLPTNAKRYLRKLESLIGVKIELVSVGSRREQVFKMGGKK from the coding sequence ATGGCAAAAAACACAGTCGTAGTAGGCGCGCAGTGGGGAGACGAGGGCAAGGGGAAGATAATAGATATCTTCTCCCGCGACGCCGATTATATCGTGCGGTACCAGGGCGGCAATAACGCCGGCCACACCGTGGTCATCGGCAACGAGGAGTTCATCCTGCATCTTGTCCCGTCCGGGATACTGCATAAAGGCAAGATCTGCGTCATCGGCAACGGCGTCGTCGTAGACCCGGAGGCGCTCATAAGCGAAATAGAAAGCTTGCGCTCCAAAGGGATAGAAGTCGATGATAACCTGAAGGTCAGCGACCAGGTCCACCTGATATTCCCTTATCACAAGGAGATCGACCGCCTAAGCGAGCGCCGCAAGAAGATCGGCACGACAGGCCGCGGTATCGGGCCGTGTTATGTCGACAAGGTCGGCAGGTGCGGCATCAGGCTCGCAGACCTTTTAGATGACGAGTTATTCAAAAAGAAATTAAGCGAGAATATCGCGGCAAAGAACGAGACCCTGCAGAAATTGTACGGCCATTCGGGGTTCTCGTTCTACGAGATCTATAACCAGTTCGTCGAATACAGGAAGAAGATAGCGAAGTACGCCTGCAATACCACCATAATCTTAAACGAGGCGGTCAAGAAGAAAAAAAGGCTCCTGCTCGAAGGCGCGCAGGGGACGCTCCTTGACGTCGACCACGGCACGTACCCGTATGTCACGAGTTCCAACGCGACAGCCGGCGGCGCGTGCACCGGCACAGGCCTCGGTCCGTCGAAGATCGACAAAGTAGTCGGCGTGGTAAAGGCGTATACTACGCGCGTCGGGGAAGGGCCTTTTCCCACCGAATTCGGCCCGGACCTGATGGAAGTCATAAGGCAGAAGGGCAAGGAGTTCGGCGCGACGACCGGCCGGCCCAGGAGATGCGGCTGGTTCGACAGCCTGATAGTCCGGCACTCGGCGCTGGTCAACAGCCTCGATGCCATCGTGGTCACGAAACTCGATGTCTTAGACGAGTTGGAGACAATAAAGATCGCGGTCGCGTACAAGTATAAAGGAAAGACATATAAAGATTTTCCGGCGAACATCGAGATGCTCTGGGATGTCGAGCCGGTCTATGAAGAGCTTCCGGGCTGGGGAGAGGATACCTCGGGCACCGGGAGCTTCTCGAAATTACCAACTAACGCCAAGAGGTACCTCAGGAAGCTCGAGAGCCTCATTGGCGTAAAGATAGAACTCGTCTCTGTTGGTAGCAGGCGTGAGCAGGTATTCAAGATGGGAGGAAAGAAGTAA
- the serA gene encoding phosphoglycerate dehydrogenase — MYKVLVSDALSEEGLKVLKDEKELQVDVKLKLPPEELKAIIKDYDALVVRSSTKVNKDIIEAATKLKVIGRAGVGLDNVDADAASKRGIIVMNTPAGNTISTCEHTWSLMLSMSRNVPNANASLKEGKWDRNKYMGVELYGKTLGIIGLGRIGTEVARRGMAFGMRVIAYDPFLTVARANDLGVELVEIKDIITESDYITVHTPITSETKHLIGEKEFEQMKKGVRLINCARGGIIDEKALIKALESGKVAGAALDVYEEEPPKDFTMFKNEKLVATPHLGASTEEAQVNVAIEVAKQVADALLGRGCRNAVNVPCVDPEIYKVIRPYITLAEKMGLVVGQLADARIAEVKVQYSGDIIEHDLASVTIAFLKGLLTPVLQETVNFVNASFIAKERGIKIVETKTSQAEEFANLIIVEAQTDKGKVVVAGTLSPRKNPRIVKINDFYVEASTTGYLLILSNEDKPGIVGQIGTVLGQHKINIAGMTLGRTKVGGHAMTVLNLDEEVPEPVMKEIRSAKHVLDAKLIKF; from the coding sequence ATGTACAAGGTGCTCGTAAGCGACGCGCTGTCCGAAGAAGGGTTAAAAGTATTAAAGGACGAAAAAGAACTTCAGGTGGATGTGAAGTTGAAGCTCCCGCCGGAGGAACTCAAGGCGATCATAAAGGATTATGACGCCCTCGTCGTCCGCAGCAGCACCAAGGTCAACAAGGATATCATAGAAGCCGCGACGAAACTTAAGGTCATCGGGCGCGCGGGCGTCGGATTGGATAATGTCGACGCGGATGCCGCCTCGAAACGCGGTATCATCGTCATGAATACGCCGGCCGGAAACACGATATCCACCTGCGAGCACACGTGGTCTTTGATGCTCTCGATGTCGCGCAACGTCCCGAACGCGAACGCCTCGTTAAAAGAAGGCAAATGGGACAGGAATAAATATATGGGCGTCGAGCTCTACGGCAAGACGCTCGGCATCATCGGCCTCGGCCGCATCGGCACCGAAGTCGCCAGGCGCGGTATGGCGTTCGGCATGAGGGTCATTGCTTACGACCCGTTCCTTACGGTCGCGAGGGCAAACGACCTCGGCGTCGAGCTGGTAGAAATAAAAGATATTATTACTGAATCGGATTACATCACCGTCCACACGCCTATAACCAGCGAGACGAAACACTTGATAGGCGAAAAGGAATTCGAGCAGATGAAAAAAGGCGTGCGCCTGATCAACTGCGCGCGCGGCGGCATCATCGACGAGAAGGCGCTCATCAAGGCCCTCGAGTCGGGCAAGGTCGCGGGCGCGGCCCTCGACGTATACGAGGAGGAACCGCCGAAAGATTTCACGATGTTCAAGAACGAAAAGCTCGTCGCGACGCCGCATTTGGGCGCGTCCACCGAGGAGGCGCAGGTAAACGTCGCCATCGAGGTCGCCAAGCAGGTCGCCGACGCGCTTCTGGGCCGCGGCTGCAGGAACGCCGTAAACGTCCCGTGCGTCGACCCGGAGATATACAAGGTCATACGGCCGTATATTACCCTTGCCGAAAAGATGGGGCTTGTGGTCGGGCAGTTGGCCGATGCAAGGATAGCGGAAGTGAAGGTCCAATATTCCGGAGATATCATCGAGCATGACCTCGCGTCGGTGACGATCGCCTTCCTGAAAGGGCTGCTGACGCCCGTACTCCAGGAGACGGTCAATTTCGTCAACGCATCGTTCATAGCCAAGGAGCGCGGGATAAAGATCGTTGAAACGAAGACCTCGCAGGCCGAGGAGTTCGCAAACCTCATAATCGTCGAGGCGCAGACCGACAAGGGCAAGGTTGTGGTTGCCGGCACGCTCTCCCCGAGGAAGAACCCGCGCATAGTCAAGATAAACGATTTCTACGTAGAGGCCTCGACTACCGGGTATCTTTTGATACTCTCGAACGAGGACAAGCCCGGGATCGTCGGCCAGATAGGGACCGTGCTCGGCCAACACAAGATCAATATCGCAGGCATGACGCTGGGGAGGACGAAGGTCGGCGGCCACGCGATGACGGTCCTCAACCTCGATGAGGAAGTCCCGGAACCGGTCATGAAAGAGATACGTTCGGCGAAACATGTGCTGGACGCCAAACTGATAAAATTCTAA
- the clpP gene encoding ATP-dependent Clp endopeptidase proteolytic subunit ClpP, with protein sequence MADKERSQMLVPMVVEQSGRGERAYDIYSRLLKDRIIFIGTPIDDVVANLVIAQLLFLQMEDPDKDISVYINTPGGVVTSGLAVYDTIQFLKPDVCTYCIGQATSMGAILLAAGTKGKRFALPNARIMMHQPWGGTQGAAADISIQAKEILRMRDKIEEILAKHTGQPLDKIKKDTDRDYFLSAEEAKTYGLVDEVITGKKK encoded by the coding sequence ATGGCAGACAAGGAACGGTCGCAGATGCTCGTTCCCATGGTAGTCGAGCAGTCAGGGCGCGGGGAACGCGCGTATGACATCTATTCGAGGCTCCTTAAGGACAGGATAATATTTATCGGCACTCCGATAGACGATGTCGTCGCCAACCTTGTCATCGCCCAGCTGCTCTTCCTGCAGATGGAAGATCCCGATAAGGACATCAGCGTATACATAAATACGCCGGGCGGGGTCGTGACTTCCGGACTCGCGGTCTACGATACGATACAGTTCTTGAAACCCGATGTCTGCACTTACTGCATCGGACAGGCGACCTCTATGGGCGCGATACTTTTAGCCGCCGGCACGAAGGGCAAGAGGTTCGCCCTCCCGAACGCGCGCATAATGATGCACCAGCCCTGGGGCGGGACGCAGGGCGCGGCCGCGGATATAAGCATCCAGGCGAAAGAGATATTGAGGATGCGCGACAAGATAGAAGAGATACTCGCCAAGCACACAGGCCAGCCGCTCGACAAGATAAAGAAAGACACGGACAGGGATTATTTCCTGAGCGCCGAAGAGGCGAAGACCTACGGCCTGGTCGATGAAGTCATAACCGGAAAGAAAAAATAA